The following coding sequences are from one Acidobacteriota bacterium window:
- a CDS encoding LysM peptidoglycan-binding domain-containing protein codes for MIARRNDASASRRRRASSGAGPLGILAAGALLAAACATLPAPPPRDRTPEAAPTRAPVALEPPAVSAEEKEARLAEAASLVMLAREQARLGLLDEADQTWDDAIALLLPLAETDPVATRQIRAIEDERERVLEQARELEEAEEEPDPAAGIAEEILEGPEPAVDPEQAREVDDAARTIQPDYPVVVNDRVLAWLEVYTGPHRRFIAESLARSGRYIDRFREIFAEEGLPRDLVYMAIVESGFKTGAYSRAHARGIFQFISSTARRYGLRVDWWVDERADPERSCRAAAAYLRDLYDEFGDWYLALAAYNGGEGRVRRAVERAGTKDFWTLVRRHFFRRETRNYVPAILAATLIAKNPEKFGFGDVQYEPPLRTETVTVPTPTDLDVIARVIGTDTATLRRLNPALRRGQTPPGARDYPVRVPAGLAEGFAEKLAQVPPDQRIVRRLHRVRRGDTLSAIARRYGTTVRAIQQANGMGRRTLLRVGKILEIPRGPGAPPEPARAGADGIYRVRRGDTLSSIARRHGVSVRQLQAWNGLGRSTRIYAGQPLRVRPDAPQVARRTEHRSGSTSTVRGRVYRVRRGDTLWAISRRYGVSLTALMRANGLGRRSILRPGQTLRIPESPRVASATSPPQGKGTTHIVRRGDSLFRIARRYGVSVERLCALNDITPDTVIHPGDRLRIE; via the coding sequence TTGATCGCTCGCCGGAACGACGCGTCGGCGTCCCGACGGCGGCGGGCGTCCAGCGGCGCGGGTCCCCTCGGGATCCTCGCGGCGGGCGCTCTCCTCGCCGCCGCGTGCGCCACCCTGCCCGCCCCACCGCCGCGCGACCGGACCCCGGAAGCCGCACCGACCCGGGCGCCGGTGGCGCTCGAGCCGCCGGCCGTTTCCGCGGAGGAGAAGGAAGCCCGGCTCGCCGAGGCGGCGTCCCTGGTGATGCTCGCCCGCGAGCAGGCGCGGCTCGGTCTGCTCGACGAGGCCGACCAGACCTGGGACGACGCCATCGCGCTCCTGCTCCCGCTCGCCGAGACCGATCCGGTCGCCACGCGCCAGATCCGCGCCATCGAGGACGAGCGCGAGCGGGTCCTCGAGCAGGCCCGGGAGCTCGAGGAGGCGGAGGAGGAGCCCGACCCGGCGGCCGGGATCGCGGAGGAGATCCTCGAAGGACCGGAGCCGGCGGTGGATCCCGAGCAGGCCCGCGAGGTGGACGACGCCGCCCGGACCATCCAGCCCGACTACCCGGTCGTCGTCAACGACCGCGTTCTCGCCTGGCTGGAGGTCTACACCGGTCCGCACCGGCGGTTCATCGCCGAGAGCCTCGCCCGGTCGGGACGCTACATCGACCGGTTCCGGGAGATCTTCGCCGAGGAGGGGCTGCCGCGGGATCTCGTCTACATGGCGATCGTGGAGAGCGGGTTCAAGACGGGGGCCTACTCGCGCGCCCACGCGCGGGGCATCTTCCAGTTCATCTCGAGCACCGCGCGCCGCTACGGCCTGCGGGTCGACTGGTGGGTCGACGAGCGAGCCGATCCGGAGCGCTCCTGCCGCGCGGCCGCGGCCTACCTCCGCGATCTCTACGACGAGTTCGGAGACTGGTACCTGGCGCTGGCCGCCTACAACGGCGGGGAAGGGCGCGTGCGCCGTGCGGTCGAGCGCGCCGGGACGAAGGACTTCTGGACGCTCGTCCGCCGGCACTTCTTCCGCCGCGAAACGCGGAACTACGTCCCGGCGATCCTCGCCGCCACGCTGATCGCGAAGAACCCGGAGAAGTTCGGCTTCGGTGACGTGCAGTACGAACCGCCGCTCCGGACGGAGACGGTGACGGTTCCGACGCCGACCGATCTCGACGTCATCGCGCGGGTCATCGGGACCGACACCGCCACCCTGCGCCGGCTGAACCCCGCGCTCCGGCGCGGCCAGACCCCGCCGGGAGCCAGGGACTATCCGGTGCGGGTGCCGGCAGGGCTTGCGGAGGGCTTTGCCGAGAAGCTGGCACAGGTTCCCCCGGACCAGCGGATCGTGCGCCGGCTGCACCGCGTCCGCCGTGGCGACACGCTGTCGGCGATCGCGCGGCGCTACGGGACGACCGTGCGGGCGATCCAGCAGGCGAACGGGATGGGGCGGCGGACGCTCCTGCGCGTCGGCAAGATCCTGGAGATTCCCCGCGGGCCGGGCGCGCCCCCCGAGCCGGCGCGGGCTGGTGCGGACGGGATCTACCGGGTCCGGCGAGGCGATACGCTATCGTCGATCGCACGCCGTCACGGTGTCTCGGTCCGGCAGCTCCAGGCTTGGAACGGTCTCGGGCGCTCGACGCGGATCTACGCCGGGCAGCCGCTCAGGGTGCGGCCGGATGCGCCGCAGGTCGCCCGGAGAACCGAACACCGCAGCGGCTCGACGAGCACCGTCCGAGGCCGGGTCTATCGCGTGCGCCGGGGAGACACCCTGTGGGCGATCTCTCGCCGCTACGGGGTCTCGCTGACGGCTCTGATGCGCGCGAACGGGCTGGGCCGCCGGTCGATCCTGCGTCCCGGTCAGACGTTGCGGATCCCGGAGTCGCCGCGGGTCGCCTCGGCCACGAGCCCGCCGCAGGGCAAGGGCACGACCCACATCGTGCGGCGCGGCGACAGCCTGTTCCGGATCGCGCGCCGCTACGGCGTTTCGGTCGAGCGCCTCTGCGCCCTGAACGACATCACGCCGGACACCGTGATCCACCCCGGCGACCGCCTCCGGATCGAGTAG
- the recA gene encoding recombinase RecA has product MAREKVRALDMAVGQIEKQFGKGAIMRLGSDRKVDVPAIPTGSLSLDWALGVGGVPRGRVIEIFGPESSGKTTLALTVIAQAQKRGGMAAFIDAEHALDPDYAKKLGVDVDNLLVSQPDSGEQALEIAEVLVRSGALDVLVVDSVAALVPRAELEGEMGDSHVGLQARLMSQALRKLTGIVAKSRTALIFINQLREKVGVMFGSPEVTTGGRALKFYASQRIDIRRIGAIKDGDVVVGNRTKVKVVKNKLAPPFRVVEFDILYDEGISREGDLIDLGIAHKLVQKSGAWLSAGDIRLGQGRENARRFLKENPDVAREIESKLRVALGLAHTPAEAEEAPAPPAPAAKQPAASPRRRPGVRA; this is encoded by the coding sequence ATCGCACGCGAGAAGGTCCGCGCGCTCGACATGGCCGTGGGCCAGATCGAAAAGCAGTTCGGCAAGGGCGCGATCATGCGCCTCGGCTCGGATCGCAAGGTGGACGTTCCGGCGATCCCGACCGGCTCGCTGTCGCTCGACTGGGCGCTCGGCGTGGGCGGCGTGCCGCGGGGCCGGGTCATCGAGATCTTCGGCCCGGAGTCGTCGGGAAAGACGACCCTCGCGCTGACGGTCATCGCCCAGGCGCAAAAGCGGGGCGGGATGGCGGCGTTCATCGACGCCGAGCACGCGCTCGACCCCGACTACGCCAAGAAGCTCGGCGTGGACGTGGACAACCTCCTCGTCTCCCAGCCCGACTCCGGCGAGCAGGCGCTCGAGATCGCCGAGGTCCTGGTGCGCTCGGGTGCCCTCGACGTCCTCGTGGTCGACTCGGTGGCCGCGCTGGTGCCCCGCGCGGAGCTCGAGGGGGAGATGGGCGACAGCCACGTCGGCCTCCAGGCGCGGCTGATGTCGCAGGCCCTCCGGAAGCTGACCGGAATCGTCGCCAAGTCGCGCACCGCGCTGATCTTCATCAACCAGCTCCGGGAGAAGGTCGGGGTGATGTTCGGCAGCCCGGAGGTGACCACCGGCGGCCGGGCGCTGAAGTTCTACGCCAGCCAGCGGATCGACATCCGGCGCATCGGGGCGATCAAGGACGGCGACGTGGTCGTCGGCAACCGCACCAAGGTCAAGGTCGTCAAGAACAAGCTCGCGCCGCCGTTCCGGGTGGTCGAGTTCGACATCCTTTATGACGAAGGGATCAGCCGCGAGGGCGACCTGATCGACCTCGGCATCGCCCACAAGCTGGTCCAGAAGTCCGGGGCCTGGCTCAGTGCCGGCGACATCCGGCTCGGCCAGGGTCGCGAGAACGCCCGCCGGTTCCTCAAGGAAAACCCCGACGTGGCGCGCGAGATCGAATCGAAGCTCCGCGTCGCCCTCGGCCTGGCCCACACCCCGGCCGAGGCGGAGGAGGCGCCCGCTCCACCCGCGCCGGCGGCGAAGCAGCCGGCGGCCTCGCCGCGCCGCCGGCCCGGGGTCCGGGCCTGA
- a CDS encoding Na+/H+ antiporter NhaC family protein, producing the protein MLAAAALAVAAPATSAFPGDSGADEPPLSVEIPAVLLAGVPRAVTVRAEGAGQALKIEARIDGSGARRSAELPAGAGEVAIDIAAPRGARWLEVTARSADGAEIARIRRPLRVISSFWAFVPPLLAIGLALAIRQVLPSLLLGVLAGAWLRTGSAGRAPLRLLDHDLIRALNDVDHLKIILFTLMLGGMAGLIARSGGAGGLVEAVSGWARTRRTGQVSGWIAGLVVFFDDYANTLIVGPTVRPLTDRLRISREKLAFIVDATAAPVASIALISTWIGYEVGLIADALPGTRLAGTDAYGLFIASLPYRFYAWLMLAFGLLVAVTGRDFGPMARAERRAAGGAVLRPGSQPLTRTDLLDGAPASTPRAALWLAVAPILAVVAVTGLTLWFSGRASLAADGDPNGTAPVFSVLLSVRRLGAVIGAASSFDALLYGAACGVLVAVAASVALRRLALGPAIDAFTDGVRSMMLAVMILTLAWMIGGVCKDLDTAGAALAWIGDGFPVRLLPAMTFLLAAAISFATGTSWSTMAVLVPIALPLADRLAAASAWPDASASRLLVAVTGSVLTGSVFGDHCSPISDTTVMSSLASGCDHIDHVRTQLPYAAIVAAVAILVGDLAVGFGIPPWLGLLAGIAALFGLLRLVGRPSEEASVP; encoded by the coding sequence GTGCTGGCCGCCGCCGCGCTGGCCGTGGCCGCGCCCGCCACGTCGGCCTTTCCGGGCGACTCCGGGGCGGACGAGCCGCCCCTGTCGGTCGAGATCCCGGCGGTTCTCCTCGCCGGCGTCCCCCGCGCGGTCACCGTCCGCGCGGAAGGGGCCGGACAGGCGCTCAAGATCGAGGCGCGGATCGACGGGAGCGGCGCGCGCAGGTCGGCGGAACTTCCCGCCGGCGCCGGCGAGGTGGCCATCGACATCGCCGCGCCCCGCGGGGCGCGCTGGCTCGAGGTGACGGCGCGGTCCGCGGACGGTGCCGAGATCGCTCGGATCAGGAGACCGCTGCGCGTCATCTCGTCGTTCTGGGCGTTCGTGCCGCCGCTGCTGGCGATCGGCCTCGCCCTCGCCATCCGCCAGGTGCTCCCCTCGCTCCTGCTCGGCGTGCTGGCGGGCGCGTGGCTGCGAACGGGCTCGGCGGGACGCGCCCCGCTGCGCCTGCTCGATCACGACCTGATCCGCGCGCTCAATGACGTCGATCATCTCAAGATCATCCTCTTCACGCTGATGCTCGGCGGGATGGCGGGGCTGATCGCCCGATCGGGCGGTGCGGGCGGGCTCGTCGAGGCCGTTTCGGGCTGGGCGCGGACGCGCCGGACGGGACAGGTCTCGGGATGGATCGCCGGTCTGGTGGTCTTCTTCGACGACTACGCCAACACCCTGATCGTCGGGCCGACGGTGCGCCCGCTGACCGACCGGCTCCGGATCAGCCGGGAGAAGCTCGCGTTCATCGTGGACGCGACCGCGGCGCCGGTCGCTTCGATCGCGCTGATCTCGACCTGGATCGGCTACGAGGTCGGCCTGATCGCCGACGCTCTGCCGGGAACCCGCCTCGCCGGCACCGACGCCTACGGTCTGTTCATCGCCTCGCTTCCCTACCGCTTCTACGCCTGGCTCATGCTCGCCTTCGGCCTGCTGGTGGCGGTCACGGGACGCGACTTCGGCCCGATGGCGCGCGCCGAGCGGCGCGCCGCGGGCGGAGCCGTGCTGCGCCCCGGCTCGCAGCCGCTGACGCGGACCGACCTGCTCGACGGCGCTCCCGCGTCCACGCCGCGCGCCGCGCTGTGGCTGGCGGTGGCGCCGATCCTCGCGGTCGTGGCGGTCACCGGGCTCACGCTGTGGTTCAGCGGGCGTGCGTCGCTCGCCGCGGACGGCGACCCGAACGGGACGGCTCCCGTCTTCTCGGTGCTCCTCTCCGTGCGGCGTCTCGGGGCGGTGATCGGCGCCGCGTCGTCGTTCGACGCCCTTCTGTACGGGGCGGCGTGCGGCGTCCTCGTCGCCGTCGCGGCGTCGGTCGCGCTGCGGCGGCTGGCGCTCGGCCCGGCGATCGACGCCTTCACCGACGGCGTCCGGTCGATGATGCTCGCGGTGATGATCCTGACGCTCGCCTGGATGATCGGCGGGGTCTGCAAGGACCTCGACACCGCCGGGGCGGCGCTGGCCTGGATCGGGGACGGTTTCCCGGTGCGCCTGCTGCCGGCGATGACCTTCCTGCTCGCGGCAGCGATCTCGTTCGCCACGGGAACGTCGTGGTCGACGATGGCCGTGCTCGTGCCGATCGCCCTGCCGCTCGCCGACCGTCTCGCGGCGGCGTCCGCCTGGCCGGACGCCTCGGCGAGCCGCCTGCTCGTCGCGGTCACCGGGTCGGTGCTCACCGGATCGGTCTTCGGCGACCACTGCTCGCCGATCTCCGACACGACGGTGATGTCCTCGCTCGCCTCCGGCTGCGATCACATCGACCACGTGAGGACGCAGTTGCCCTACGCCGCCATCGTCGCCGCGGTCGCGATCCTCGTCGGCGACCTTGCCGTCGGCTTCGGCATTCCCCCATGGCTGGGCCTGCTGGCGGGGATCGCGGCGCTGTTCGGCCTGCTCCGCCTCGTCGGACGCCCCTCGGAGGAGGCATCCGTGCCATAG